In one Actinomyces trachealis genomic region, the following are encoded:
- a CDS encoding L-threonylcarbamoyladenylate synthase: MARYLEIHPDNPQARLIDKVVTVLRDGGLIAYPTDSGYALASAPGNKEGLDRIRAIRQLSDKHDFTYVCADFGQVGPIAIVGNNAFRLIKRLTPGPWTFILKGTKEVPRMSLNAKKHTLGVRIPDHAINQALVAGFGGPILSSTFIRPGQEQPETSGWEIEDALGHLIDVVIEGPVTSTEPTTVVDLTGDVPEVVREGAGDISQL, translated from the coding sequence ATGGCACGCTACCTGGAGATCCACCCAGACAACCCGCAAGCAAGGCTCATTGACAAGGTCGTCACCGTCCTACGTGACGGCGGCCTGATCGCCTACCCAACCGACTCCGGCTATGCCTTAGCCAGCGCCCCCGGAAACAAGGAGGGCCTGGACCGCATTCGTGCCATCCGGCAGCTCTCTGACAAGCACGACTTCACCTATGTTTGCGCTGACTTCGGGCAGGTGGGTCCTATCGCTATCGTCGGTAACAACGCCTTCCGGCTAATCAAGCGGCTGACCCCAGGCCCCTGGACCTTCATCCTCAAGGGCACCAAAGAGGTGCCGCGCATGAGCTTGAACGCCAAGAAGCACACCCTAGGGGTACGCATCCCTGACCACGCCATCAATCAGGCACTGGTAGCAGGCTTTGGCGGGCCGATCCTGTCCTCAACCTTCATCCGCCCGGGCCAGGAACAGCCCGAGACTAGCGGCTGGGAGATCGAGGACGCGCTGGGGCACCTGATCGACGTCGTAATCGAAGGGCCGGTGACCTCCACCGAACCGACCACCGTCGTGGACCTGACCGGAGATGTGCCTGAGGTAGTGCGTGAAGGTGCCGGAGACATCAGCCAGCTCTGA
- a CDS encoding MMPL family transporter, protein MLSWLARRTAKDAWYIVGVWAAVAAILATVSLFGLGGGGLFDRLKVGDGLVTGSSSAEGQQVLDSLSGDGVPVTLLVTGVDIKTEEQQKQVAQALAPAHTDLRELVGETSVVDPFVVPGMLSEHAAQALASSNLDGFLIVVNVDPNGPEVAEANDAKHTKEVDRLVAKVTKRLQQVPGELQSVAPGVRGIVSHEELMTAALNDQVQRDLVHGEVVSLPLALVVMVLVFGGFLLAGMPLAGALVSIGCSLGVLFLLSHVMDLQPFVVNIVSVIGLGLSIDYGLLITSRFREELLQAQEDAAERGQAVSRRRDSTVTDALEATLATAGRTILFSALTVAICLLGLLLLRPAVLRLIGLAGVSVVLVTVVVALTLIPALLSLAGTRLLKPSPLSRVPGMGALQTRLGDVNREQGVFSAIARRVHSHPWVVLVACLVLLVLMAAPVSHLHTLSSREELLPPSSDQRAYLNILAADYPAAQTPDATVVLAGSGESVLSFVNDSVAKADGVDAVLQTATAGRYTVLYLDLQGGPGSATAEEAVRAVRATTPPVQMWVTGQAASQVDFHHAVVVGTPIVVLVIVLATFLLLFWMMGSILVPVKALVVNAISLMASLGVLTWVFQDGYGSSLLGFEPIGGLEAYVVVTAVAVGFGLAMDYEVFLLARIKEYWDLGEDNDTAVELGLQRSGRIVTSAALIMVLVFVGFVSGELLVVKQIGLTMAIIVALDATLVRMLVVPATMTLLGEWNWWAPAPLRKLYERLT, encoded by the coding sequence ATGCTCTCCTGGCTCGCGCGTCGAACTGCGAAAGACGCCTGGTACATCGTCGGGGTGTGGGCGGCTGTGGCCGCCATCCTGGCTACAGTATCCCTGTTCGGACTTGGTGGCGGCGGCCTATTTGACAGGCTAAAGGTTGGCGACGGCCTGGTCACCGGTTCTTCGAGCGCTGAGGGACAGCAAGTGCTGGACTCGCTCTCCGGTGACGGCGTGCCTGTCACCCTGCTGGTCACTGGCGTCGACATCAAGACTGAGGAACAGCAGAAGCAGGTGGCCCAGGCGCTGGCTCCAGCACACACCGATCTGCGAGAGCTGGTCGGTGAGACGAGCGTGGTGGATCCTTTCGTGGTTCCGGGCATGTTGAGCGAGCACGCCGCGCAGGCTCTGGCCTCCTCCAACCTGGATGGTTTCCTCATTGTGGTGAATGTGGACCCTAACGGCCCGGAAGTGGCTGAGGCGAATGACGCCAAGCATACCAAGGAGGTCGACCGCTTGGTAGCGAAGGTAACCAAGCGGCTGCAGCAGGTACCGGGCGAGCTACAGTCTGTGGCACCAGGGGTCCGGGGAATCGTCTCTCATGAGGAGCTGATGACCGCTGCCCTCAACGACCAGGTGCAGCGGGACTTGGTGCACGGTGAGGTGGTCTCTCTGCCGCTGGCACTTGTGGTCATGGTGCTGGTCTTTGGCGGCTTCCTGCTGGCTGGCATGCCTCTGGCCGGGGCATTGGTATCCATTGGCTGCTCGCTGGGGGTCTTGTTCCTGCTGAGCCATGTAATGGACCTGCAGCCCTTTGTGGTGAACATCGTCTCCGTGATCGGGCTGGGTCTGTCTATCGACTACGGCTTGCTAATCACCTCCCGCTTCCGTGAGGAGTTGTTGCAGGCCCAGGAGGATGCTGCCGAGCGGGGCCAGGCAGTAAGCCGCAGGCGTGACTCCACCGTCACTGACGCTCTGGAGGCCACATTGGCGACGGCGGGCCGCACAATCCTGTTCTCCGCGCTGACTGTGGCGATCTGCCTGCTCGGCTTGCTGCTGCTGCGCCCAGCGGTGCTACGGCTGATTGGCTTGGCCGGGGTGTCTGTGGTGCTGGTTACGGTGGTTGTTGCACTCACGCTGATACCTGCGCTGCTGTCCTTGGCCGGTACCCGTCTGCTCAAGCCCTCTCCCCTGTCCCGTGTTCCTGGCATGGGCGCCTTGCAGACTCGGTTGGGTGACGTGAACCGCGAGCAGGGGGTGTTCTCTGCGATTGCGCGCCGGGTGCACAGCCACCCGTGGGTGGTGCTAGTGGCTTGCTTGGTGCTGTTAGTGCTTATGGCCGCACCCGTCAGTCACCTGCACACACTCTCCTCCAGGGAGGAGTTGCTGCCGCCGAGCTCTGACCAGCGCGCCTACCTGAACATCCTGGCTGCGGACTACCCGGCGGCCCAGACTCCTGATGCGACTGTGGTGCTGGCTGGTTCGGGTGAGAGCGTCCTGAGCTTCGTCAATGACTCGGTCGCCAAGGCTGACGGTGTCGATGCCGTGTTGCAGACGGCCACGGCCGGGCGCTACACAGTGCTTTATCTGGACCTGCAGGGCGGCCCGGGTTCCGCGACGGCGGAGGAGGCGGTGCGGGCTGTGCGTGCCACTACCCCACCAGTGCAGATGTGGGTGACTGGCCAGGCAGCTAGTCAGGTGGACTTCCACCACGCGGTGGTCGTGGGCACCCCGATTGTCGTCCTGGTGATTGTGTTGGCTACTTTTTTGCTGCTGTTCTGGATGATGGGATCGATCCTGGTGCCGGTAAAGGCACTGGTTGTCAACGCCATCTCCTTGATGGCTTCCTTGGGCGTACTGACCTGGGTGTTCCAGGACGGCTATGGTTCCAGCCTGCTGGGATTTGAGCCGATCGGTGGGCTTGAGGCCTATGTGGTGGTCACGGCGGTAGCTGTGGGTTTTGGTTTGGCAATGGACTATGAGGTCTTCCTGCTGGCCCGGATCAAGGAGTACTGGGACTTAGGCGAGGACAATGACACCGCCGTGGAACTGGGCTTACAACGCTCTGGGCGGATCGTGACTTCTGCAGCCCTGATCATGGTGCTTGTGTTTGTAGGCTTCGTATCGGGTGAGCTGCTGGTGGTTAAGCAGATCGGCTTGACGATGGCCATCATCGTGGCCTTGGATGCAACGCTGGTGCGCATGTTGGTGGTGCCCGCCACTATGACGCTGCTGGGCGAGTGGAACTGGTGGGCTCCCGCTCCCCTGCGGAAGCTCTACGAGCGCCTGACCTGA
- a CDS encoding replication-associated recombination protein A, with the protein MDLFEALGTDDDGVPSTSHAPLAVRMRPKSLDEVLGQDHLLGAGAPLRRLVEPPEDSRGGTGVSSVLLWGPPGTGKTTLAYLVARASGRRFVELSAVTAGVKDIRQVISDARRRLVASGEETVLFVDEVHRFSRTQQDSLLPGVENRWVTLVAATTENPSFSVVSPLLSRSLLLTLHPLRADAVRALLDRAVMDPRGLGGAVSLGEEAREQIIRMCGSDARKALTILEAAAGAAQTAAGEASGTVVEISLDDVERAADVAAVRYDRAGDQHYDVISAFIKSMRGSDPDATLHYLARMLAAGEDPRFVARRITIHAAEDVGLADPSVLSTAVAAQQAVTLIGMPEARIVLAEAALAVATAPKSNSVVTGIESALVDVRAGKSGVVPPHLRDTHYPGAKEQGHGAGYLYPHDYPHGVVAQQYLPETLRGVRYWHPSSNGNERRLSERMQAVQAILHPGAATATDGGAVAPAAQNSIDASKGCA; encoded by the coding sequence ATGGACCTGTTTGAGGCGTTAGGCACTGACGACGACGGAGTCCCGAGCACCAGCCACGCACCTCTGGCGGTGCGTATGCGGCCCAAGAGCCTGGACGAGGTCCTCGGCCAGGACCACCTGCTGGGGGCCGGTGCGCCTCTGCGTCGCCTGGTTGAGCCGCCGGAGGACTCACGTGGCGGCACCGGTGTCTCCTCGGTTCTCCTGTGGGGCCCGCCGGGCACCGGTAAAACCACCTTGGCGTACCTGGTGGCACGTGCTAGTGGACGCCGCTTCGTGGAACTCTCCGCTGTGACCGCCGGAGTCAAGGATATCCGCCAGGTGATCTCTGACGCCCGGCGTCGGCTCGTGGCCTCCGGTGAGGAGACGGTGCTTTTTGTGGACGAGGTTCACCGCTTCAGCCGCACCCAACAGGACTCCCTGCTCCCTGGGGTGGAGAACCGCTGGGTGACCCTGGTAGCTGCCACCACGGAGAACCCCAGCTTCTCGGTGGTCTCCCCGCTCCTGTCCCGCTCTCTCCTACTCACCTTGCATCCGCTCAGGGCTGACGCCGTCCGCGCGCTCCTGGACCGCGCCGTCATGGATCCGCGCGGCCTGGGTGGGGCTGTCAGTCTGGGGGAGGAGGCGCGCGAGCAGATCATCCGCATGTGCGGTTCAGACGCTCGTAAAGCACTGACCATCCTGGAGGCCGCCGCCGGAGCCGCACAGACAGCCGCTGGAGAGGCCTCGGGAACTGTGGTGGAGATCAGCCTGGATGACGTTGAGCGCGCAGCCGATGTAGCTGCTGTCCGCTATGACCGCGCTGGGGACCAGCACTACGACGTAATTAGTGCCTTCATCAAGTCCATGCGCGGCTCCGACCCCGACGCTACCCTCCACTATCTGGCTCGGATGCTCGCTGCGGGTGAGGACCCACGCTTCGTGGCCCGCCGTATCACCATCCATGCCGCTGAGGATGTAGGCTTGGCCGATCCGAGCGTGCTCTCCACCGCGGTGGCCGCCCAGCAGGCAGTGACGCTGATCGGCATGCCAGAGGCGCGGATCGTGCTGGCGGAGGCAGCCCTGGCCGTGGCCACCGCACCCAAGTCAAACTCGGTGGTCACCGGCATTGAGTCCGCGCTGGTGGACGTCCGTGCTGGCAAGTCCGGGGTGGTGCCGCCACATCTGCGCGACACCCACTACCCAGGGGCTAAGGAACAAGGGCATGGTGCGGGTTACCTCTACCCCCACGACTACCCGCACGGCGTCGTCGCCCAGCAGTACCTGCCGGAGACGCTGCGCGGCGTCCGGTACTGGCATCCCAGCAGTAACGGCAACGAACGCCGCCTGAGCGAACGCATGCAGGCGGTGCAAGCCATCCTCCACCCTGGAGCCGCCACAGCTACCGACGGCGGGGCCGTGGCGCCCGCCGCGCAGAACAGCATTGACGCATCCAAGGGATGCGCTTGA
- a CDS encoding sulfite exporter TauE/SafE family protein, producing the protein MRLSQDQTASTPAWQRTALVALTGVVAGLLSGLFGVGGGLVIVPALISLVGMDQRRASATSLAAIVVTSAVGAYSYGLHGEVSLVAVCFLVPGALVGTQLGVRLLRRLPARVLPWVLIGFVGLVVVLQQVHVPVRDAVLVLNLWRGLALVGVGLLSGVMAGLIGVGGGSVIVPGLELAVGLGDLMARGTSLLVMLPTAIAGTWTNLRHGLADLRAGVVVGAAAAITAPLGTWLAALVTPRQGSILFSAFLIWVASTTLLRASRKRQHQDTPK; encoded by the coding sequence ATGCGCTTGAGCCAGGACCAGACCGCCTCCACGCCCGCTTGGCAACGCACGGCGCTAGTCGCACTGACTGGCGTGGTGGCCGGGTTGCTATCGGGACTCTTCGGGGTGGGGGGCGGCCTGGTGATTGTGCCCGCGCTCATTTCCCTGGTTGGTATGGACCAACGGCGGGCCTCCGCCACCTCACTGGCAGCCATTGTGGTGACATCCGCCGTCGGAGCCTACAGCTACGGGCTGCACGGTGAGGTCTCCCTGGTGGCCGTTTGCTTCCTGGTACCTGGGGCGCTAGTAGGCACCCAGCTGGGCGTGCGGCTGCTGCGACGCCTGCCCGCACGTGTCCTGCCCTGGGTACTGATCGGATTCGTGGGCCTGGTGGTGGTGCTGCAACAGGTGCACGTCCCGGTGCGCGACGCCGTCCTGGTCCTGAACCTGTGGCGAGGTCTGGCACTGGTGGGCGTCGGGCTGCTCTCCGGTGTCATGGCCGGACTCATTGGGGTGGGCGGCGGCAGCGTGATCGTCCCAGGTTTAGAACTCGCGGTGGGCCTGGGAGACCTGATGGCGCGGGGAACCTCACTGCTGGTCATGCTCCCCACCGCCATCGCTGGCACCTGGACGAATCTGCGCCACGGCTTGGCTGACCTGCGCGCCGGAGTGGTCGTTGGTGCCGCAGCCGCCATAACCGCACCGCTGGGGACCTGGCTGGCCGCACTGGTGACACCCAGGCAGGGTAGCATCCTGTTCAGCGCCTTCCTGATATGGGTGGCCAGCACCACTTTGCTGCGCGCCTCCCGCAAACGGCAGCACCAGGACACCCCCAAGTAG
- the rpsD gene encoding 30S ribosomal protein S4, whose amino-acid sequence MANARARRTVRLSRALGIPLTPKAVRYFEKRPYGPGEHGRARRRTESDYAIRLKEKQRLRAQYGIREAQLQRVFEEARREKGLTGESLVELLEMRLDALVLRSGFARTIAQARQDVVHRHIMVDGKVVDRPSFRVKPGQTIQVRPRSQVMVPFQVAAAGAHRDVLPPVPEYLKVELEKLTATLVRRPKRDEVPVTCDVQMVVEYYSR is encoded by the coding sequence ATGGCAAACGCCCGCGCCCGCCGCACGGTCCGCCTCTCCCGCGCCCTCGGCATCCCGCTCACCCCCAAGGCTGTGCGCTACTTCGAGAAGCGCCCCTACGGCCCCGGCGAGCACGGCCGCGCCCGCCGCCGCACCGAGTCCGACTACGCGATCCGTCTCAAGGAGAAGCAGCGCCTGCGCGCCCAGTACGGTATCCGTGAGGCCCAGCTCCAGCGCGTCTTCGAGGAGGCCCGCCGCGAGAAGGGCCTGACCGGTGAGTCCCTGGTTGAGCTGCTCGAAATGCGCCTGGACGCCCTCGTGCTGCGCTCCGGCTTCGCCCGCACCATCGCCCAGGCCCGCCAGGACGTCGTCCACCGCCACATCATGGTTGACGGCAAGGTCGTGGACCGGCCCTCCTTCCGCGTCAAGCCCGGCCAGACCATCCAGGTCCGCCCCCGCTCCCAGGTCATGGTGCCCTTCCAGGTGGCTGCTGCTGGTGCGCACCGCGACGTGCTGCCCCCCGTGCCCGAGTACCTGAAGGTCGAACTGGAAAAGCTCACCGCCACCCTGGTGCGCCGCCCCAAGCGTGATGAGGTCCCTGTGACCTGCGACGTCCAGATGGTGGTCGAGTACTACTCACGCTGA
- the alaS gene encoding alanine--tRNA ligase — protein sequence MRTSEIRTRWLEFFATKDHEIRPSVSLISPEPSILFTVAGMVPFIPYILGTEPAPWPRAASVQKCIRTNDIDNVGKTTRHGTFFQMNGNFSFGDYFKEGAIQYAWELLTTSQSQGGYGLDGDRLWMTIWEKDQVSWDYLTKVIGMDPAHVQKLPFAEISWSTGQPGPAGSCCEIHYDRGAQYGPDGGPMADTQGDRFLEIWNLVFDEFIRGEGQGHDFELVGKLDQTAIDTGAGLERIAFLLQDKPNMYEIDEVFPVIAAAQEMSGKTYGLGAAGPSAGAAYLDDVQMRVVADHVRSALMLIGDGVRPGNDGRGYVLRRLIRRAVRSMRLLGVEEAALPILLTASKDVMHLSYPELDERWAQISDVAYGEEDAFRRTLAAGTTILDTAVAKAKQTGGSQAVVSGKDAFTLHDTYGFPIDLTLEMAAEQGISVDEQGFITLMNEQKERARADSRAKKTGHTDVRVFQEVAKELGGGSQFLGYTDSAVDDAYVAAILVDGVPTSAITAPAEVEVILDRTPFYAEMGGQLADHGTIRLADGAVIEVHDVQAPLKGLFVHRGTLTESTATVGARAYAQIDSARRLAIARAHTGTHMVYAGLRQVVSPEATQAGSENSPARLRFDFRHGSALTGAQVDGIESLVNEKLAEDLPVTTEIMSLEEARQAGAIALFGEKYGAQVRVVTIGEGFDKELCGGTHVPSTGHIGRVALLGEGSIGSGVRRLDALVADSAYRFQHKEHALVSQLSTMVGARPAELPERIEVLLARLKEAEKKLAAAEQAALGSRTAEIVSGAVQAGAYRLASADLGEVSNADALRAVVLDARARLGEGQAAVVAVAGVTGGRPVTVVATNEAARKAGAKAGDLVRVAAKVLGGGGGGKPDLAQGGGQDPTKVAEALAAVAQELTA from the coding sequence ATGCGCACCTCTGAGATCCGCACCCGCTGGCTCGAGTTCTTCGCCACGAAGGACCACGAGATCCGGCCCTCCGTGTCCCTGATCTCCCCAGAGCCTTCCATCCTGTTCACCGTTGCCGGGATGGTGCCCTTCATCCCTTACATCCTGGGCACCGAGCCTGCCCCCTGGCCCCGTGCCGCCAGCGTCCAGAAGTGCATTCGCACCAACGACATCGACAACGTCGGCAAGACCACCCGCCACGGCACCTTCTTCCAGATGAACGGGAACTTCTCCTTTGGGGACTATTTCAAGGAGGGAGCGATCCAGTATGCCTGGGAGCTGCTCACCACCTCCCAGTCCCAAGGTGGCTACGGCCTAGACGGCGACCGCCTGTGGATGACCATCTGGGAGAAGGATCAGGTGTCCTGGGACTACCTCACCAAGGTCATCGGCATGGATCCCGCCCACGTGCAGAAGCTCCCCTTCGCGGAGATCTCCTGGTCCACTGGCCAGCCCGGCCCTGCCGGATCCTGTTGCGAAATTCACTATGACCGCGGCGCCCAGTACGGCCCCGACGGCGGCCCCATGGCCGATACCCAGGGTGACCGCTTCCTAGAGATCTGGAACCTGGTCTTCGACGAGTTCATCCGAGGTGAGGGCCAAGGCCACGACTTCGAGTTGGTCGGCAAACTCGACCAGACCGCTATCGACACCGGCGCCGGCCTGGAACGCATTGCCTTCCTGCTACAGGACAAACCCAATATGTATGAGATCGACGAGGTCTTTCCCGTCATCGCCGCCGCCCAGGAGATGAGCGGTAAGACCTACGGGCTGGGCGCCGCCGGTCCCTCCGCCGGAGCCGCCTACCTGGATGATGTGCAGATGCGTGTGGTCGCTGACCACGTTCGCAGCGCCCTGATGCTGATCGGCGACGGCGTGCGCCCCGGCAACGACGGCCGCGGCTACGTGCTGCGCCGCCTGATCCGCCGAGCAGTGCGCTCCATGCGTTTGCTGGGCGTGGAAGAGGCCGCCCTGCCCATTCTGCTTACCGCCTCCAAGGACGTTATGCACCTGTCCTACCCGGAGCTCGACGAGCGCTGGGCGCAGATCAGCGACGTCGCCTACGGTGAGGAGGACGCCTTCCGCAGGACCCTAGCCGCCGGCACCACCATCCTGGACACCGCTGTCGCCAAGGCCAAGCAGACCGGCGGCAGCCAGGCGGTGGTCAGCGGCAAGGACGCCTTCACCCTGCACGACACCTACGGCTTCCCGATCGACCTGACCCTGGAGATGGCCGCCGAGCAGGGCATCTCCGTGGACGAGCAGGGCTTCATTACGCTCATGAACGAGCAGAAGGAACGCGCCCGCGCGGACTCCCGCGCCAAGAAGACCGGTCACACCGACGTGCGGGTTTTCCAGGAGGTAGCCAAGGAGCTGGGAGGCGGCTCCCAGTTCCTTGGCTACACCGACTCCGCCGTCGACGACGCCTACGTGGCTGCCATCCTGGTGGACGGCGTGCCCACGTCTGCCATCACCGCTCCTGCTGAGGTAGAGGTCATCTTGGACCGCACCCCCTTCTACGCTGAGATGGGCGGCCAGCTCGCCGACCACGGCACCATCCGTCTGGCCGACGGGGCCGTGATCGAAGTGCATGACGTGCAGGCACCCCTCAAGGGCCTGTTCGTGCACCGCGGCACCCTCACAGAGAGCACCGCCACTGTGGGGGCTCGCGCCTACGCCCAGATCGACTCCGCGCGCCGCCTGGCCATCGCCCGGGCGCACACCGGCACCCACATGGTCTATGCCGGGCTGCGCCAGGTCGTTTCCCCGGAAGCCACCCAGGCTGGCTCGGAGAACTCCCCGGCCCGCCTGCGCTTCGACTTCCGACACGGCTCGGCCCTGACCGGCGCGCAGGTGGACGGCATCGAGTCCCTAGTCAATGAGAAGCTCGCTGAAGACCTACCGGTAACCACCGAAATCATGAGCCTGGAGGAGGCCCGCCAGGCCGGGGCTATCGCCTTGTTCGGGGAGAAGTACGGCGCTCAGGTGCGCGTGGTCACCATCGGGGAGGGCTTCGACAAGGAGCTCTGTGGTGGCACGCACGTGCCTTCCACCGGGCATATCGGCCGCGTGGCTCTGCTGGGGGAGGGCTCTATCGGCTCGGGGGTGCGTCGCTTGGACGCCTTGGTGGCCGACAGTGCCTACCGCTTCCAGCACAAAGAGCACGCCCTGGTCTCCCAGTTGTCCACCATGGTTGGGGCTCGCCCTGCTGAATTGCCGGAACGCATTGAGGTCCTGCTGGCTCGCCTCAAGGAGGCCGAGAAGAAGCTCGCGGCCGCCGAGCAGGCGGCATTGGGCTCGCGCACCGCCGAGATCGTTTCCGGGGCCGTGCAGGCTGGCGCCTACCGTCTGGCTAGCGCCGACCTGGGAGAGGTCTCCAACGCTGACGCCCTGCGCGCCGTCGTGCTGGATGCCCGCGCCCGCCTGGGTGAGGGGCAGGCCGCCGTCGTGGCGGTAGCAGGCGTGACCGGTGGGCGGCCGGTGACCGTAGTGGCCACCAACGAGGCTGCCCGTAAGGCCGGAGCCAAGGCTGGTGACCTGGTGCGCGTGGCGGCCAAGGTCCTGGGCGGCGGGGGCGGCGGCAAGCCGGACCTGGCCCAGGGGGGCGGGCAGGATCCCACCAAAGTCGCTGAGGCGCTGGCCGCTGTTGCGCAGGAGCTCACCGCGTGA
- the ruvX gene encoding Holliday junction resolvase RuvX produces the protein MSAGSGIRPGVRLAFDVGKVRVGVARCDAEAILAVPVRTLKRDRYGADIDEAAALVEEYRATEVVVGLPTNLQGKGTASTKDARGWAQVLADTVAPVTVRLVDERLSTVSAHQALHGAGLEERAFRSVVDQAAAVVILNQALDAERASGSPAGQTLPPKREVKRD, from the coding sequence GTGAGCGCAGGCTCCGGTATCAGGCCGGGGGTGCGGCTGGCCTTCGACGTCGGCAAGGTCCGGGTCGGTGTGGCCCGCTGCGACGCCGAGGCGATTCTCGCGGTACCTGTGCGGACTCTTAAGCGGGACCGCTACGGTGCTGATATAGACGAGGCAGCGGCCCTGGTTGAGGAGTACCGTGCTACGGAGGTAGTCGTCGGACTGCCGACCAACCTTCAAGGAAAAGGCACGGCCTCCACCAAGGACGCGAGAGGCTGGGCCCAGGTTCTCGCAGATACAGTGGCACCAGTCACTGTGAGGCTTGTGGATGAGCGCCTGTCTACCGTAAGCGCCCACCAGGCGCTTCACGGTGCAGGTCTAGAGGAGAGGGCATTCCGCTCCGTGGTCGATCAGGCCGCGGCGGTCGTGATCCTCAACCAGGCCTTGGATGCTGAGCGGGCCTCCGGCTCCCCAGCAGGCCAAACCTTGCCCCCCAAAAGAGAGGTAAAGCGTGACTGA
- the mltG gene encoding endolytic transglycosylase MltG, with the protein MTDHDQDLLDAVGLTDESSSTAPDGARRRRSDRRTERVIRKRRRRRQAIITTLVLAVLAGGVLLIGREAVTEIRAAKPASTAVTDYPGPGEAEVIITIPEGSTGIQIGEILQQNDVVASVEGFVKAFDANAHSGSIQPGTYTLRTKMSAAQAVAGLLDPASKSDHTLTIPEGFTKAQVRERLKTVGHFTEADIDAAFADAQGIGLPATANGDVEGWLAPRTYDLQENATAKDVISTMVSTTVKHLQETGTSEADYQSILIKASIIERETNRAEYYQQVARVIENRLADTAGETKGLLQMDSTVLYGLGRSGGIPSEAETKDSNNPYNTYAHTGLPPTPIGSPSKEAIAAAKHPAEGSWLYFVTVDLTTGETLFASTAAEHETNVQKLKTYCDTHQEQCTGPANPTSAP; encoded by the coding sequence GTGACTGACCACGACCAGGACCTCCTGGACGCCGTAGGACTGACCGATGAGAGCAGCTCAACGGCCCCCGATGGCGCTCGCCGTCGCCGCAGTGACCGGCGGACCGAACGGGTCATCCGCAAGCGTCGGCGCCGTCGCCAAGCGATCATCACGACGCTGGTACTGGCCGTGCTAGCTGGCGGCGTGCTCTTGATCGGACGAGAGGCGGTCACGGAGATCAGAGCCGCGAAGCCCGCCTCCACGGCGGTCACGGACTACCCGGGGCCCGGTGAGGCTGAGGTGATCATCACGATCCCGGAAGGCTCCACCGGAATCCAGATCGGTGAGATCCTCCAGCAAAACGACGTCGTCGCCTCGGTGGAAGGTTTTGTGAAGGCATTTGACGCTAATGCCCATTCAGGCAGCATCCAACCTGGAACCTACACACTCAGGACCAAGATGTCTGCCGCGCAGGCCGTGGCTGGTCTCCTAGATCCCGCCTCTAAGTCCGACCACACCTTGACCATCCCGGAGGGCTTCACCAAAGCCCAGGTGCGGGAGCGCCTAAAGACGGTCGGCCACTTTACTGAGGCGGATATCGACGCCGCCTTCGCGGACGCCCAGGGCATCGGTCTGCCTGCCACAGCCAATGGCGACGTCGAGGGCTGGCTGGCTCCCAGGACCTACGATCTGCAGGAGAACGCCACCGCTAAGGACGTCATCTCCACCATGGTTTCCACCACCGTCAAGCACCTGCAGGAGACAGGGACGAGCGAGGCGGACTACCAGTCGATCCTGATCAAGGCCTCCATCATTGAACGTGAGACCAACCGGGCCGAGTACTACCAACAGGTGGCCCGAGTTATCGAGAACCGTCTGGCTGACACCGCCGGTGAGACCAAAGGCCTGCTGCAGATGGACTCCACTGTCCTATATGGGCTGGGCCGCTCGGGAGGTATCCCCTCCGAGGCAGAAACCAAGGACAGCAACAACCCGTACAACACTTACGCGCATACGGGACTTCCGCCAACCCCGATCGGCAGCCCCTCCAAGGAGGCCATCGCTGCTGCCAAGCACCCGGCCGAAGGCAGTTGGCTGTACTTCGTCACGGTGGATCTGACTACCGGGGAGACACTGTTCGCTTCCACGGCGGCCGAGCACGAGACCAACGTGCAAAAGCTGAAGACCTACTGTGACACCCACCAGGAGCAGTGCACGGGACCAGCCAACCCCACCTCAGCTCCGTGA